The following are encoded in a window of Amaranthus tricolor cultivar Red isolate AtriRed21 chromosome 2, ASM2621246v1, whole genome shotgun sequence genomic DNA:
- the LOC130806112 gene encoding leucine-rich repeat extensin-like protein 5, whose protein sequence is MRRNNICKSFFLWMVLVMVSTNNLVLQVTSTHEPYVHASSSGHQRSSHKHNSKSQRNCNTPPTRGGGGGGSGGSGGHVGGSGGYYPSPKPTPHHGGGGSHHKPPRHTPTNPPSGGGNSPCGSTPSYNSPPPSSGGSGGYYPPTPLTPIPVINTPPSCSPPPSSGGGGGYYPPTPTTPTPVINTPPSCSPPPYSGGGAGGCYPPTPSTPTPVINTPPSCSPPPSSGGGGYPPTTTTPVINTPPPCSPPPTGGGSGGYYPPTPLTPTPVINTPPSYSPPPSSGGSGGGYYPPSSPLVPSPPMVPIVQSPPYTPGSPLTPYDPNNPPFPCTIWGKNPALIFGGTRVVGHNRRIMGGNNFARTKFNNKSTTSSYQPYK, encoded by the exons ATGAGGAGAAATAATATTTGCAAAAGCTTCTTTTTATGGATGGTATTGGTAATGGTTTCTACCAACAACTTAGTCTTACAAGTTACTTCAACCCATGAACCATATGTTCATGCTTCTTCTTCAG GTCATCAAAGATCTTCCCACAAGCACAACTCTAAGAGCCAAAGGAATTGTAATACCCCACCTACACGTGGCGGTGGAGGTGGAGGAAGTGGTGGTAGCGGTGGGCATGTCGGCGGCAGCGGTGGATACTACCCTTCACCTAAACCTACTCCTCACCATGGAGGTGGTGGTAGCCACCATAAACCTCCAAGACATACACCCACTAATCCTCCTAGCGGTGGCGGAAATTCTCCGTGTGGTTCGACACCATCGTATAATTCACCGCCACCTTCTAGCGGTGGTAGTGGTGGTTATTATCCTCCAACTCCGTTGACTCCGATACCGGTAATCAACACTCCACCATCATGTTCACCACCACCTTCTAGTGGTGGCGGTGGTGGTTATTATCCTCCAACTCCAACGACTCCAACACCGGTAATCAACACTCCACCGTCGTGTTCACCACCGCCTTATAGTGGTGGTGGTGCTGGTGGTTGTTATCCTCCAACACCATCGACTCCAACACCGGTAATCAACACTCCGCCATCATGTTCACCACCGCCTTCTAGTGGTGGCGGTGGTTATCCTCCAACGACTACAACACCGGTAATCAACACTCCACCACCATGTTCACCACCGCCTACTGGCGGCGGCAGTGGTGGTTATTATCCTCCAACTCCCTTGACCCCAACACCGGTAATCAACACTCCACCGTCATATTCACCACCGCCTTCTAGTGGCGGCAGCGGTGGTGGTTATTATCCTCCAAGTTCCCCTTTGGTGCCTTCACCTCCAATGGTTCCAATTGTTCAATCTCCACCTTATACTCCAGGGTCTCCTCTTACTCCTTATGATCCTAATAATCCACCTTTTCCATGCAC TATTTGGGGGAAGAATCCTGCCCTAATATTTGGGGGTACTAGGGTGGTGGGCCACAATAGGAGGATTATGGGGGGTAACAACTTTGCCAGGACTAAGTTCAACAACAAGTCTACAACAAGTTCTTACCAACCCTACAAATGA